The DNA window CTGCACGGATATTGAGCAATTTCGCTATAAAGCCTTGCAGCAAAATCAACGACCTAATTGCATAAAATACTAATTTATAGTAAGTATAACAGTTTTTTTTAGTTTATGAGCAGACCCTAATTAGTTGGCAAAGTCCAATCATCCCAAGCTGCTATGCAATCGGCTTTTAAAAGGTTTAGGATTTGTTATCCCGCCAATCCCTGTTTTTATCCCGCCAATCCCTCAATTTTCCCATCTAGCCCTGCAAATCCTGATTTATAATCCTCCTAAAATAAAACAACCCCTGCATTGCTGCAAGGGTTGTTTTATTATATTTTTCTATTTACGCATAAGTAGCAGTTGTCTCCGCAAGGAAACTATCTACATCGGCCAAAGGCATACTAAATGCTTCGGCTACGCCTGCATATACAATTTGTCCAGCAATTACATTCAATCCCAATTTCAAATCGGGCATGTCTTTGCAGGCTTGCTTCCATCCTTTGTTTGCAAGTTGTAATGCATAAGGAAGTGTGGCATTGGTTAAGGCAAGGGTTGAAGTATAAGGAACCGCACCGGGCATATTGGCTACGCAATAATGTATTACATTATCTATAACATAAGTGGGCTCGGCATGGGTAGTTGGTTTTGAGGTTTCGAAGCAACCACCTTGGTCAATGGCTACGTCAACTATTACTGCACCGGGTTTCATAGTTGGCAACATTGCACGGGTAATTAAATGAGGAGCTTTGGCACCAGGAATTAATACACCACCAATTACTAAATCAGCAGTTTTAATTGCACGGCGAATATTATACTCATTACTGTATTCAGTTTGCACATTGGCAGGCATGGTATCATCTAATTGTCTCAATCGGTTTAGACTAATATCCATAATAGTAACATTGGCACCTAATCCTGCAGCCATTTTAGCGGCTTGTGTACCAACTATACCACCACCAAGTACAATTACTTCAGCAGGTTTAACACCGGGAACGCCGCCTAGTAAAATACCGCGACCGCCCATTGGTTTTTCTAAATATTTGGCACCTTCTTGTATGCTCATGCGGCCTGCTACTTCGCTCATGGGTATTAATAATGGAAGGGCACGGTCACGCTCTACAGTCTCGTAGGCAAGACATACAGCACCACGCTCTATCATAGCATGCAACAAAGGTTCGTAACTGGCAAAGTGGAAATAAGTGAACAATAATTGGTCTTTCTTAATCAGGTTATATTCTGATGCGATAGGCTCTTTAACTTTAATAATCATTTCGGCAATAGCATATACTTCCTCAATAGTGGGGAGCATTTTAGCCCCTGCTAGCACATATTCTTCATCGCTAAAACCGCTACCACTTCCGGCAGTAGCTTGCACATAAACGGCATGTCCATATTTTACAAATTCAGCGGTACCGGCGGGTGTAAGTGCCACACGGTTTTCATTGTTTTTAATTTCTTTGGGTACTCCAATAATCATGTTATATTTTTTTTTAAGGGTGCAAAATTAGGCAGAAAACTTTGGAATTAGGATATTGATCGCCTCGGCGAATGGGATTTGGGGAATCGAGATTCTGGATTTAGTTCGCCGCGGTGAATTGGCGTAAGCCCCTATTTCCTGAATCCTAGCCTACTTCTTAGGTAAAATCTGTCCCTTTATATAAATAGTATGGGGCTGATTAATGGAGTTGCTATATACCAAAAAACTTTTGAGGTTGCTCCCCAATGGTCTATCCTTCGAGTTAAATTTAACAGTGATTGAACCCTCTGCTCCAGGTGCAATAGGTTCTTTTGTAAAAGCTGAAACTAAACAACCACATGAAGGTGAAACTTTATTAATAATAAGCGGTTGGTCGCCACTATTTTTGAAACTAAAAGTATGGGTAACTATGGTACCTTGTTTAATACTGCCAAAATCATACTTCTCACTTTCGAACTCAATATTTGGCCCACTCAATTCAACAATTGCAGTAAATAATAAAATGGCTATTCCTTTCAGCATTATAATTTGGAGGTACTTTGCGTGCAAAGGTAAACTATGTAGCACCAAATTTCCTAATTTGACAAGCCTTTGTTATTGCAGTTCTTGTTGGTTAATGGTGAATTCCCATTTCAGTTCCCCTTTTGTGTTATAACACTTAATTAGTAGGTTTCTGTTATTCTTACCTCCTGAAACGGTGAGTTGGCAATAGTTGGGTTCGGTAATTAGTGTTTGCTGTATTCGCAAAAGGTTAACAGTCTCTTTGGTTTTCAACACATTACTTCCTTTGCTGGTCATAGGCGAACAAGTAAGTTCATAATATATCTTTCCATGGGGTTGTTCAGGTTCGTCCTCTTCGGGGTTATCGCCTGTATTTTTTTCGTTCGTTTTAGTTTTCTTTTCTTTTTTCTTTTTTTCTTTCACAGGTATGGGGTCAACCGCCATTTGAGAGCTGTCTGCAATTTCCAATTTTAATATTTCGGTGTGGTGCCTATCCCCGCTTAAAAATACAATTCCCGCTATTTTCATCTGGGTAATAAAATCTAACAATTCTTTTCGTTCTTTTAAATAGTATACATACGATTCTTGGTCAGTATTGGTATTGAGGAATTGGCCGCCCATTACTACAAACTTGAATGATGCTTTGGAAGCTAACAGTGATTGTTTAAGCCAATCAAGTTGGTGAGAACCTAACTGTGTTTTGTGTGATAACAAACTATCGGGCATATCGTCTTCATCCCTGAAATACCTGTTGTCCAATAAAAAAAAATCGCAGTCGCTCCATTGCATTTTACTATATATACCTTCTCCATCTTGTCCATAAGTTTTGTTACCCCAATATTCCTTAAAGGTATTTAGGGTTATATTTTTTAGACCATAAGTTTTGCCAGAATTATTGGGCCCAAAGTCATGGTCGTCCCATATTGCATAGTTGTTTTTGGTGGCCAATAATTTGTGTAGTTCCTTTTGTTTGCGGGTATGGAAATATCTATATTTAATTCCACTCTCGCTGCTCATATCCACTTCACGCAAATAGGTATTGTCGCCTAACCAAAGCATAAATTGTCCTGGAGTTTCGGCCATACTTTTAAATATTTGCGGATTCTGCCCATAGGGTTCGCCCGGACGGTCGTATATAGAATCGTTGATATAGGCACACGACCCTGTTACAAAACTAAATGAGGGTGCCTCTTTACGCCATTCCCATAGTTCCTTTGTTCTAAACTTAAGAGGGATATCATTTTTATAATGAATATCGTCAAGAATTAATTTATAAGTATAGGTTTTGCCGGGTTCTAAATTGGGAATTATAAACTTGCAAATATTTTGGTCGCAGATTTCATTGGCCTTTGTATAATGCGATACCTCTCCTTTTTGTGTGGTATCGGAGTCGCAGGTATAGGTAAGTTTAATTCTTTTGGCACATTTGGTCATTACCCATACCAAACATTCACGATGCTCGGCATAACCCAGCATA is part of the Bacteroidota bacterium genome and encodes:
- the ald gene encoding alanine dehydrogenase, which translates into the protein MIIGVPKEIKNNENRVALTPAGTAEFVKYGHAVYVQATAGSGSGFSDEEYVLAGAKMLPTIEEVYAIAEMIIKVKEPIASEYNLIKKDQLLFTYFHFASYEPLLHAMIERGAVCLAYETVERDRALPLLIPMSEVAGRMSIQEGAKYLEKPMGGRGILLGGVPGVKPAEVIVLGGGIVGTQAAKMAAGLGANVTIMDISLNRLRQLDDTMPANVQTEYSNEYNIRRAIKTADLVIGGVLIPGAKAPHLITRAMLPTMKPGAVIVDVAIDQGGCFETSKPTTHAEPTYVIDNVIHYCVANMPGAVPYTSTLALTNATLPYALQLANKGWKQACKDMPDLKLGLNVIAGQIVYAGVAEAFSMPLADVDSFLAETTATYA
- a CDS encoding alkaline phosphatase D family protein, with protein sequence MNKRILLSLSIFLVVNQFIFSQAPRVLAGPMLGYAEHRECLVWVMTKCAKRIKLTYTCDSDTTQKGEVSHYTKANEICDQNICKFIIPNLEPGKTYTYKLILDDIHYKNDIPLKFRTKELWEWRKEAPSFSFVTGSCAYINDSIYDRPGEPYGQNPQIFKSMAETPGQFMLWLGDNTYLREVDMSSESGIKYRYFHTRKQKELHKLLATKNNYAIWDDHDFGPNNSGKTYGLKNITLNTFKEYWGNKTYGQDGEGIYSKMQWSDCDFFLLDNRYFRDEDDMPDSLLSHKTQLGSHQLDWLKQSLLASKASFKFVVMGGQFLNTNTDQESYVYYLKERKELLDFITQMKIAGIVFLSGDRHHTEILKLEIADSSQMAVDPIPVKEKKKKEKKTKTNEKNTGDNPEEDEPEQPHGKIYYELTCSPMTSKGSNVLKTKETVNLLRIQQTLITEPNYCQLTVSGGKNNRNLLIKCYNTKGELKWEFTINQQELQ
- a CDS encoding DUF1573 domain-containing protein, translated to MLKGIAILLFTAIVELSGPNIEFESEKYDFGSIKQGTIVTHTFSFKNSGDQPLIINKVSPSCGCLVSAFTKEPIAPGAEGSITVKFNSKDRPLGSNLKSFLVYSNSINQPHTIYIKGQILPKK